One region of Salvelinus namaycush isolate Seneca chromosome 3, SaNama_1.0, whole genome shotgun sequence genomic DNA includes:
- the LOC120035320 gene encoding protein HEXIM1-like, which produces MTEPSIEKTHHLKTSDTPSSGRGRVVEHPQTNESRGLETGGRGRYGDKQQQAESDGGVIPADKLWQMQGGQREVCPRFVAGNALPKCPAATQPCQEPGADAAGEGGLVAHGNSGDGPHEETLSQVQGECGKRTDSGSPGAGAAVDARQGKKKHRRRPSKKKRQWKPYFKLSWEEKKKLDERETERASRVRAEMFAKGLPVAPYNTTQFLMDEHDREEPDLNTESGPRRLLGTGARPEDTASEDELFDMEEEEDYGSGGGSDGIGRPGNAGGEFLQRDFSETYEKYHIESLQNMSKQELVQEYLELEKCMSRLEEENTRLRRVTNPDITDSQVPQSDSARIRELEGELERLRAQNSEQRPHNQQSKEREQIVTLGD; this is translated from the coding sequence ATGACAGAACCGAGCATTGAGAAGACCCATCACCTGAAAACTTCAGATACCCCATCAAGTGGGAGAGGAAGAGTTGTGGAGCATCCCCAAACCAATGAGAGCCGGGGACTCGAGACTGGCGGTAGGGGGCGATATGGAGATAAACAGCAGCAAGCAGAGAGTGACGGCGGGGTTATCCCTGCAGACAAGTTGTGGCAAATGCAAGGCGGGCAGAGGGAGGTGTGTCCAAGATTCGTTGCCGGAAATGCACTTCCTAAGTGCCCAGCAGCAACACAGCCTTGCCAGGAACCCGGAGCAGATGCAGCCGGAGAGGGTGGCCTCGTAGCCCACGGAAATAGTGGAGATGGACCGCACGAGGAGACCCTGAGTCAAGTGCAAGGCGAGTGTGGGAAGAGAACAGACTCTGGCTCTCCAGGCGCCGGGGCAGCTGTAGATGCGCGCCAGGGCAAGAAGAAACACAGGCGCCGACCATCCAAAAAGAAGCGTCAATGGAAGCCCTATTTTAAACTGTCTTGGGAAGAAAAGAAAAAGCTTGACGAGCGAGAGACAGAACGAGCGTCCCGAGTGAGAGCAGAGATGTTCGCGAAGGGGTTGCCCGTTGCCCCCTACAATACAACGCAGTTCCTTATGGATGAACACGACCGAGAGGAACCGGATCTGAATACCGAAAGTGGTCCCCGACGTCTGTTGGGGACTGGTGCTCGCCCAGAGGACACCGCAAGTGAGGACGAGCTTTTcgatatggaggaggaggaggactatgGCAGCGGTGGTGGCAGCGATGGCATCGGGAGGCCTGGAAACGCAGGTGGGGAGTTTCTTCAGAGAGACTTTTCCGAGACCTACGAGAAATACCACATCGAGAGTCTTCAAAACATGTCCAAGCAAGAGCTGGTTCAAGAATACCTGGAGCTGGAGAAGTGCATGTCGCGTCTGGAGGAAGAGAACACCCGGTTGCGGCGCGTAACCAATCCGGACATCACAGATAGCCAGGTGCCCCAGTCGGATTCGGCGCGGATCAGAGAATTGGAGGGTGAATTGGAGAGACTGAGGGCGCAGAACAGTGAGCAACGTCCGCATAACCAGCAGAGCAAGGAGCGGGAGCAGATTGTCACATTAGGTGACTAG
- the LOC120035331 gene encoding rho GTPase-activating protein 23-like has product MGAGGEGVGVGWQGPRTLLLQKNTQGFGFTLRHFIVYPPESALHTSLKDEENGNGKGRSRLEPMDTIFVKNVRERGPAHQAGLCTGDRLVKVNGESVLGKTYSQVIALIQNSESVLEVSIMPKDEDVLQLAYSQDAYLRGNEPYTGGARNLPVPPPLCYAPRAKSQPPSGAPAPMGQNQLDNWSRWAGSASPLSPLDNRSTVGSPASWQERRGGHSSPPHRTEEIQYGVTGQQPTGQTRGRSYSSSSSSGGPLSSPLRVHYVNHNATATTASSQPRKGSQAWASPLQPSPSRSNHCQQALSEWYYSQAAEQRQGRSGSMHQRHRSYSQDRLCETGSGRHRRSPGGWPHSASQDTLMLLQQSGPGPHGDPSWTYGDWEGARDQSHPSSYGSRARSENLLVQYDRYGRSMEMLESPRFERPAWLQQASQQAPRTEAYQRQGNHSGVAPAPSMGRQAQPHHKTQSQSHPHTQPQPQQPAPQSRRLPTGQSLDDQPVGYRSYSPSFNRKTGRIMQQPSFRDPSYLGPHLSWAPTPKTSPPEGVVPSVPSPLASTTPEPLDKAYRPTNHERGAVEGQVEVVAQTQEVKLRQKPPTGRRSAHAMRHPHYTLPVDGTEPPVFPPDPHNAAPAPRPSGEGVPHRTNGNLAPLSVEDDAMASIPFIDEPTSPSADLRARHVPASSVVSSGMSSAPAIVTSPASPTFTFPLTRLFSHDCSGIKSSRRSSYLLAITTERSKSCDEGLNTFREEGRVFPRLPKRVKSFFIEGSLDSLGAAEEVRSKRHSTSELGSISYSDIWREGWLHYKQILTEKGKKVGSGMRPWRRVFSVLRSHSLFLYKDKREAVLRGATLGGDADEEQPISIRGCLVDIAYSETKRKHALRLTTQDFCEYLLQAEDREDMLDWIKVISENSKTDNEELGFSRQALISKKLNDYRKQSPTGNKPDSSPRVSRAKPSFLQAKMENAAGAPRSPKPECKDESSAPKSPWGINIMKKSKKSGPKAFGVRLEDCQPAANNKFIPMIVEICCGLVEEMGLEYTGIYRVPGNNAVVSSLQDQLNKGSDINPAEEKWQDLNVISSLLKSFFRKLPEPLFTDDKYNDFIDANRMENAGDRLKTMKKLIRDLPDHYYHTLKFLVGHLKTVADHCEKNKMEPRNLALVFGPTLVRTSEDNMTDMVTHMPDRYKIVETLIQHYLWFFSEDLDKDEKTPVDTKDLVPAPNIDHLLSNIGRTALLGEASDSTNSDSAKSKGSWGSKRDLTAKDFLTLSIMSAVTGRKRRNRHNGRLVGSSTDDDSEHEPIKVSHLGAEEGEEAGLVVAGTDTAPRAEGEEEEDEEEEEEESVVERVREKVEEVKAPSMPCGSEKEKAGQTVMLLPEEEAVTAEVKGRVWRGPEDARSIVSGYSTLSTLGRSLASEGRCDEADDERSELVSETDNESGFASRSLTQERPEKHPPASFTPTLTPPTPTQPPTAAQRSFLYTHYKPHPVSPTTQQTTPTPSTHTQDPGERSEGGARSTTPSSSSSSTTHRLHTRPSFNSHKLIQCDTLARKKLKDRGKTKAHSLDLLDLPGPSGEEGAGAPGAQRNRSRTNPSSGSSQESLRPPRPKEALPPSEAASFTPSGTGQGQGRGSLADQVRARLLGSADDLRIVGLRKPLSPETRRKRRAWRRHTVVVSPTESGDKRPALATNKFPMSLATSNQGKPQGSPLDHQELDPRHPLPLGQNPPVTRRAPASRFHQYL; this is encoded by the exons GACGAGGAGAACGGGAATGGAAAGG GGAGAAGTAGGTTGGAGCCAATGGACACCATATTTGTCAAGAATGTGAGAGAGCGAGGTCCCGCTCACCAGGCTGGCTTGTGTACAG GGGATCGGCTGGTAAAGGTGAATGGAGAGAGTGTCCTGGGGAAAACCTACTCCCAGGTGATTGCCCTCATACAGAACAG TGAGAGTGTGTTGGAGGTCTCTATAATGCCAAAAGATGAAGACGTTCTGCAGCTG GCATACTCCCAGGATGCCTACCTGAGGGGCAACGAGCCTTACACAGGGGGAGCCCGGAACCTTCCGGTACCCCCGCCCCTCTGCTACGCTCCCCGCGCCAAGTCCCAGCCTCCCTCTGGGGCCCCGGCCCCCATGGGCCAGAACCAGCTGGACAACTGGAGCCGCTGGGCAGGCTCCGCCAGCCCTTTGTCCCCCCTGGACAACCGCTCCACCGTGGGCAGCCCGGCTAGCTGGCAGGAGAGGCGGGGCGGACACAGTAGCCCCCCCCACAGGACAGAGGAGATCCAGTACGGTGTGACCGGGCAGCAGCCTACGGGACAGACCAGGGGCCGCTCCtactcctcatcttcctcctcaggAGGGCCTCTCAGCAGCCCTCTGCGTGTCCACTACGTCAACCACAATGCCACCGCCACCACCGCCTCCTCTCAGCCCCGGAAGGGCAGCCAGGCCTGGGCCAGCCCTCTCCAGCCCAGCCCCAGCCGCAGCAATCACTGCCAACAGGCCCTGTCTGAGTGGTACTACAGCCAAGCTGCTGAGCAGCGCCAGGGCCGCAGTGGCAGCATGCACCAACGCCACCGCAGCTATTCTCAGGACAGGCTGTGTGAGACAGGCTCCGGGCGCCACCGACGGAGTCCGGGCGGCTGGCCCCACAGCGCCTCCCAGGACACCCTGATGCTACTGCAACAGTCAGGCCCCGGACCCCACGGAGACCCTTCTTGGACCTACGGAGACTGGGAGGGGGCCCGGGACCAGAGCCACCCCTCCTCCTACGGCAGCAGAGCCCGGTCGGAGAACCTGCTGGTACAGTACGACCGCTATGGCCGTTCGATGGAGATGCTGGAGTCGCCCCGTTTCGAGAGGCCCGCCTGGCTGCAGCAGGCCTCACAGCAAGCACCCAGAACTGAGGCCTATCAGAGGCAGGGGAACCATTCCGGTGTCGCGCCGGCCCCCTCTATGGGCCGACAAGCACAGCCGCACCACAAAACCCAATCACAGTCCCACCCacatacccagccccagccccaacaGCCAGCCCCCCAGAGCAGACGTCTGCCCACCGGACAGAGCCTGGACGACCAGCCAGTAGGTTACCGCAGCTACAGCCCCTCCTTCAACCGCAAGACAGGCCGCATCATGCAGCAACCCTCCTTCAGGGACCCCTCCTACCTTGGCCCCCATCTCAGCTGGGCCCCCACCCCCAAAACCAGCCCCCCTGAAGGTGTTGTCCCCTCAGTTCCATCCCCTCTGGCCTCCACCACCCCTGAGCCCCTTGACAAGGCCTACCGCCCCACCAACCATGAGAGAGGGGCAGTGGAAGGCCAGGTGGAGGTTGTAGCTCAGACCCAGGAGGTCAAACTGAGACAGAAACCCCCCACGGGGCGAAGGAGCGCCCACGCCATGCGCCACCCCCACTACACCCTGCCTGTAGATGGCACGGAACCTCCTGTGTTCCCCCCTGACCCCCACAACGCTGCCCCCGCCCCTCGCCCCTCAGGAGAGGGTGTCCCGCACCGTACCAATGGCAACCTGGCCCCCCTGTCTGTAGAGGATGACGCAATGGCCTCCATTCCTTTTATAG ATGAGCCGACGAGCCCCAGCGCTGACCTCCGTGCCCGCCACGTGCCCGCCTCCTCCGTGGTGTCCAGCGGCATGAGCTCAGCTCCCGCCATCGTCACCAGCCCCGCCTCCCCCACCTTCACCTTCCCTCTAACCAGGCTCTTCTCACACGACTGCA GCGGTATTAAATCCAGTCGCCGTTCCTCCTATCTTCTAGCCATCACCACGGAGCGCTCCAAGTCATGTGACGAGGGACTCAACACCTTCAGAGAGGAGGGCCGCGTCTTCCC GAGACTGCCAAAGAGAGTGAAGAGTTTCTTCATTGAGGGG tctctGGACAGTCTGGGGGCAGCGGAGGAGGTGCGCTCCAAACGCCACTCCACCTCAGAGCTGGGCAGTATCAGCTACAGTGAcatatggagagagggatggctgCACTACAAACAGATCCTCACGGAGAAGGgcaag AAGGTGGGCAGCGGCATGCGTCCGTGGAGGCGGGTCTTCTCGGTGTTGCGCTCCCATTCGCTCTTCCTTTACAAGGACAAGCGGGAGGCGGTCCTGCGGGGCGCCACTCTGGGAGGCGATGCTGACGAGGAGCAGCCAATCAGCATCCGGGGCTGCCTGGTGGACATAGCGTACAGCGAGACCAAGCGTAAGCACGCGCTGCGTCTGACCACTCAGGACTTTTGTGAGTACCTGCTGCAGGCCgaggacagagaggacatgcTGGACTGGATCAAGGTCATCAGCGAGAACAGCAAGACCGACAATGAG GAGCTGGGATTCTCAAGGCAGGCTCTGATCAGTAAGAAGCTCAatgactacaggaaacagag TCCAACAGGCAACAAGCCGGactcctctcccagggtgtccCGTGCCAAGCCTTCCTTCCTGCAGGCCAAGATGGAGAACGCTGCCGGGGCGCCGCGCTCACCCAAACCTGAGTGCAAAG ATGAGAGCAGCGCCCCTAAGTCGCCATGGGGGATCAACATCATGAAGAAGTCCAAGAAGTCAGGGCCCAAGGCTTTTGGAGTGCGGCTAGAGGACTGCCAGCCAGCTGCCAACAACAAG TTCATCCCTATGATCGTGGAGATCTGCTGTGGGCTGGTGGAGGAGATGGGTCTGGAGTACACCGGCATCTACAGGGTCCCAGGGAACAACGCAGTGGTGTCCAGCCTTCAGGACCAGCTCAACAAGGGGTCGGACATCAACCCTGCAGAGGAG AAATGGCAGGACCTGAACGTGATCAGCAGCTTGCTCAAGTCTTTCTTCAGGAAACTTCCGGAGCCTCTCTTCACTGATG ATAAGTACAATGACTTCATCGACGCTAACCGGATGGAGAATGCCGGGGACCGGCTAAAGACCATGAAAAAACTG atccGTGACTTACCAGACCATTACTACCACACTCTCAAGTTCCTGGTTGGCCATCTGAAGACGGTAGCTGACCACTGTGAGAAAAACAAG ATGGAACCTCGTAACTTGGCCTTGGTGTTCGGGCCCACGCTGGTGCGGACGTCTGAagacaacatgacagacatggtgaCTCACATGCCTGACCGCTACAAGATAGTAGAGACGCTCATCCAACAT TATCTCTGGTTTTTCAGTGAGGACCTGGACAAGGatgagaag ACTCCAGTAGACACGAAGGACCTGGTGCCTGCCCCCAATATTGACCACTTGCTCTCCAACATCGGCAGGACCGCTCTGCTAGGGGAGGCGTCAG ACTCAACCAACAGTGACTCAGCTAAATCTAAG GGGTCGTGGGGGTCAAAGCGAGACCTCACTGCCAAGGACTTTCTGACCCTGTCCATCATGTCCGCCGTCACCGGACGCAAGCGCAGGAATCGCCACAATGGCCGCCTTGTGGGCAGCAGCACGGACGACGACTCGGAGCACGAGCCAATCAAAGTCAGCCACCTGGGGgcggaggagggagaagaggcggGGCTGGTGGTGGCAGGAACAGACACCGCCCCacgagcagagggagaggaggaggaagatgaggaggaggaagaagaagagtctgtagtagagagagtgagagagaaggtagaggaggTGAAAGCTCCCAGCATGCCATGCGGTAGTGAGAAAGAGAAAGCAGGGCAGACGGTGATGCTGCTCCCTGAGGAAGAGGCGGTGACAGCGGAGGTGAAAGGCAGGGTGTGGCGGGGGCCAGAGGACGCTCGCTCTATCGTCTCCGGTTACTCCACCCTCTCCACACTGGGGCGGAGCCTGGCGTCTGAGGGCCGGTGCGATGAAGCTGACGATGAGCGCAGCGAACTGGTGAGTGAGACGGACAATGAGAGCGGATTCGCCTCGCGCTCCCTTACCCAGGAGAGACCTGAGAAACACCCCCCTGCATCCTTTACACCCACCCTCACACCCCCTACCCCCACACAGCCCCCCACAGCAGCACAACGAAGCttcctctacacacactacaaaccCCACCCTGTCTCCCCCACGACCCAGCAAaccacccccaccccctccacACATACTCAGGACCCTGGGGAGAGGAGCGAGGGTGGGGCGCGATCCACCAccccctcgtcctcctcctcctccaccacccacaGACTGCACACCCGACCCTCCTTCAACTCCCACAAGCTGATCCAGTGTGACACGCTAGCCAGGAAGAAGCTAAAGGACAGAGGGAAGACCAAGGCTCATTCTCTGGACCTGCTGGACCTCCCTGGGCCTTCAGGAGAGGAGGGAGCTGGGGCACCAGGGGCCCAGAGGAACCGATCCAGGACCAACCCTTCCTCAGGGAGCAGCCAGGAGAGCCTACGTCCACCCCGGCCCAAAGAAGCCCTGCCCCCCAGCGAGGCTGCCTCTTTCACCCCCAGCGGGACAGGGCAGGGTCAGGGGCGAGGGTCTCTGGCTGACCAGGTGCGTGCGCGCCTGCTGGGCTCGGCTGATGACCTGCGTATCGTGGGGCTGAGGAAGCCACTCTCCCCGGAGACGAGGAGGAAGAGACGGGCTTGGAGAAGACACACTGTGGTGGTCTCACCTACCGAGTCGGGCGACAAGAGGCCTGCGCTAGCCACCAACAAGTTCCCCATGTCGCTGGCCACTTCCAACCAGGGCAAACCACAGGGATCACCCCTCGACCACCAGGAGCTTGACCCAAGACACCCTCTTCCCCTGGGCCAGAATCCCCCCGTCACACGCCGAGCACCCGCCTCCAGGTTCCATCAGTACCTGTAA